In Thermococcus camini, a genomic segment contains:
- the rtcA gene encoding RNA 3'-terminal phosphate cyclase, whose protein sequence is MEWVEIDGSYGEGGGQILRTAVALSVITGKQVRIYRIRANRPNPGLRPQHLHGILALKELSNARVKGAQVGSTVLEFIPGKAEPKHVRVPIKTAGSVTLVLQALLPAMAFTGGSFEITGGTDVPWSPPVDYLKNVTLFALGKMGLKAELEIRRRGHYPKGGGLVVGKVEPWEERNPLKAVEWKRIGRFAGVSHATNLPTHVAERQAKAAKERIEELYSVPVGIETEVSRSLGPGSGIVVWAETDSLRLGGDALGKRGKPAEVVGREAADELINQLTSRKAVDKFLGDQLIPFLAFTGGEIGVSEITNHLVTNVWVVEQFLGRIFEVKGEIGEPGVVRVVKRAEL, encoded by the coding sequence ATGGAGTGGGTGGAGATAGACGGTTCCTACGGCGAGGGAGGGGGGCAGATACTTCGAACGGCTGTGGCCCTATCGGTAATCACCGGAAAGCAGGTCAGGATTTACAGGATAAGGGCAAACCGTCCAAACCCCGGTTTAAGGCCCCAGCACCTCCACGGAATTCTGGCTTTGAAGGAGCTGAGCAATGCGAGGGTTAAAGGGGCTCAAGTCGGCTCGACGGTTCTTGAGTTCATACCCGGAAAGGCCGAGCCAAAGCACGTCCGCGTTCCCATAAAGACGGCCGGGAGCGTCACGCTGGTCCTTCAGGCTCTGCTGCCGGCGATGGCATTCACGGGCGGGAGCTTTGAGATAACCGGTGGAACCGACGTCCCCTGGAGCCCACCTGTTGATTACCTGAAGAACGTAACGCTCTTCGCCCTCGGGAAGATGGGCCTCAAAGCGGAACTCGAAATCAGGCGGAGAGGCCACTATCCCAAGGGGGGCGGGCTGGTAGTTGGAAAGGTAGAGCCCTGGGAGGAGAGGAATCCCCTGAAGGCCGTCGAGTGGAAGAGAATAGGCCGATTCGCCGGGGTAAGCCACGCCACCAACCTGCCGACCCACGTCGCTGAGAGGCAGGCTAAAGCGGCAAAGGAGAGGATTGAGGAGCTTTACAGCGTTCCCGTGGGGATAGAGACGGAAGTATCGCGCTCCCTCGGGCCGGGAAGCGGCATCGTCGTCTGGGCCGAGACCGATTCGCTGAGGCTCGGCGGAGATGCACTCGGAAAGCGCGGAAAGCCGGCTGAGGTGGTTGGAAGAGAAGCCGCCGATGAACTCATCAACCAGCTGACGAGCAGGAAGGCCGTCGATAAATTCCTCGGCGACCAGCTGATACCTTTCCTGGCCTTTACCGGTGGGGAAATCGGGGTTTCGGAGATTACGAACCACCTCGTTACGAACGTCTGGGTCGTGGAGCAGTTCCTTGGCAGAATCTTTGAGGTTAAGGGAGAGATTGGAGAGCCGGGGGTTGTGAGGGTGGTGAAGCGGGCAGAGCTGTAG